The following coding sequences are from one Treponema bryantii window:
- the uvrB gene encoding excinuclease ABC subunit UvrB encodes MKKFEVVSPFEPSGDQGQAIEKLAEGFLRGDKFQTLKGVTGSGKTFTMAKIIEKVQRPTLIISHNKTLSAQLYREFKSFFPNNAVEYFVSYYDYYQPEAYVAARDLYIEKDCDINREIDQMRLAATYSLMERRDVIVVATVSCIYGLGMPDVYKGMRVHVEVGQTLDIKKFANSLISMQYNRNDNVLERGNFRIKGDVIEVFPPYMETDEAYRILLDWEEVVRIQRFNVLDRSVTGELEETVLYPAKHFVVPQDKLIEATNRIQVELDERVEELRAAGKMLEAERLKTRTTYDIEMLREMGTCPGIENYSGPISGRARGEPPATLLHYFPDDFLCMIDEAHVSVPQIGAMYEGDRSRKQNLIDFGFRLPSAFDNRPLKKAEFDAKMNQIIYVTATPRPEEIKQSTQVVEQLIRPTGLLDPIVEIRPSEGQMEDIYKEVRERIERHERSLILTLTKKMAEDLTQYLTELKLKVKYIHSEIDTFERVEILKSLRTGEIDVLIGINLLREGIDLPEVSFIAILDADKIGFLRSETSLIQIIGRAARNAEGKVVMYADHMSPAMEAAVKETKHRREVQEAYNKEHGITPKTISKAVEDILIHEKQDADANASMQLEVLKKEANLFNPKERHKLIKALTAEMSACADRMEYEQAAALRDQIRDIEAQYGK; translated from the coding sequence ATGAAAAAGTTTGAGGTAGTTTCACCTTTTGAGCCTAGCGGAGATCAGGGACAGGCTATTGAAAAGCTTGCAGAAGGATTTCTTCGCGGTGACAAGTTTCAGACTCTCAAGGGTGTAACAGGCTCTGGAAAAACCTTTACTATGGCAAAAATCATAGAGAAGGTTCAGCGTCCTACGTTAATCATAAGTCATAATAAAACTCTTTCTGCCCAGCTTTACCGTGAGTTTAAATCTTTCTTTCCGAATAACGCTGTAGAATACTTTGTTTCATATTACGACTATTATCAGCCGGAAGCTTATGTTGCTGCCCGCGACTTATATATAGAAAAAGACTGTGATATCAACCGTGAAATTGATCAGATGCGTCTTGCGGCAACTTACAGCCTTATGGAACGCCGTGATGTAATTGTAGTTGCAACAGTTTCCTGTATTTACGGTTTGGGTATGCCTGATGTTTATAAGGGCATGCGTGTTCATGTTGAAGTTGGTCAGACTTTAGATATCAAAAAGTTTGCAAACTCTCTGATTTCAATGCAGTATAACAGAAATGATAACGTGCTTGAGCGCGGCAACTTCCGTATTAAAGGCGATGTAATAGAAGTTTTCCCGCCTTATATGGAAACAGACGAAGCATACAGAATTCTTCTGGATTGGGAAGAAGTTGTCCGTATTCAGCGTTTTAATGTTCTGGACCGTTCTGTTACCGGTGAACTTGAAGAAACTGTTTTATATCCTGCAAAGCACTTTGTCGTTCCTCAGGATAAATTAATTGAAGCAACGAACCGCATTCAGGTTGAACTGGACGAGCGTGTAGAAGAACTTCGCGCTGCAGGAAAAATGCTCGAAGCTGAGCGTCTTAAAACCCGTACAACTTATGATATTGAAATGCTCCGCGAAATGGGAACCTGCCCGGGAATCGAAAATTATTCCGGCCCAATTTCGGGCCGCGCGCGAGGCGAACCTCCTGCAACACTTCTTCATTATTTTCCGGATGACTTTTTGTGCATGATTGATGAGGCACATGTTTCTGTTCCTCAGATTGGTGCGATGTATGAAGGTGACCGTAGTCGTAAGCAGAATCTTATTGATTTTGGATTCCGTCTTCCTAGTGCTTTTGATAACCGCCCTCTGAAGAAGGCTGAGTTTGATGCAAAGATGAATCAGATAATTTATGTTACTGCAACTCCACGCCCTGAAGAAATTAAGCAGAGTACACAGGTTGTAGAGCAGCTGATTCGTCCTACAGGACTTCTTGATCCTATTGTAGAAATCAGACCAAGCGAAGGTCAGATGGAAGATATTTACAAGGAAGTTCGCGAGCGCATTGAGCGACACGAACGCAGCCTTATTCTGACACTGACAAAAAAGATGGCGGAGGACCTTACCCAGTACCTTACAGAACTTAAACTCAAGGTAAAATATATTCACTCAGAAATTGATACTTTTGAACGAGTTGAGATTTTGAAATCTTTAAGAACCGGTGAAATTGACGTTCTGATTGGAATTAACCTTTTGAGAGAAGGAATTGACCTTCCGGAAGTTTCGTTTATTGCAATTCTTGATGCAGATAAAATCGGATTCTTAAGATCGGAAACTTCGCTTATTCAGATTATTGGACGTGCTGCCCGAAATGCTGAAGGTAAGGTTGTAATGTATGCCGACCACATGAGTCCTGCAATGGAAGCGGCTGTAAAAGAAACAAAGCACCGTCGCGAGGTTCAGGAAGCTTACAATAAAGAACACGGAATTACACCAAAGACAATTTCTAAAGCTGTTGAAGATATTCTCATTCATGAAAAGCAGGATGCAGATGCAAACGCTTCAATGCAGCTTGAAGTTCTTAAGAAAGAAGCAAATCTGTTTAATCCTAAAGAACGCCACAAGCTCATTAAAGCTCTCACTGCTGAAATGTCCGCCTGTGCAGACCGTATGGAGTATGAACAGGCAGCTGCTCTCCGAGACCAGATTCGCGATATTGAAGCACAGTACGGGAAATAA